In Planctomycetota bacterium, the following are encoded in one genomic region:
- a CDS encoding DUF6036 family nucleotidyltransferase, giving the protein MNRTQLEHILRAAAGITGETEFVVIGSQAVLGQFESPPSELTDSMEAGVCSSRTSVAADLIDGSIGEGSPFHRTFGYHAHGVGLEAATLPDGWRARLVPLRSERTAGATGWCLWVHDLAISKLVAGREKVVAYLGAMLRHGLVDAGTLRARLADTPLADALRSAAAARLDRIIGTLRPA; this is encoded by the coding sequence ATGAACAGAACGCAGCTTGAGCACATCCTCAGGGCCGCCGCCGGCATCACCGGCGAGACGGAGTTCGTCGTCATCGGCTCGCAGGCCGTGCTTGGCCAGTTTGAATCGCCGCCCTCGGAACTCACGGATTCCATGGAGGCAGGTGTCTGTTCGAGCCGGACGAGCGTTGCAGCGGACCTGATCGACGGTTCGATCGGCGAGGGATCCCCGTTCCATCGGACCTTCGGATACCACGCGCACGGGGTCGGGCTCGAGGCGGCCACCTTGCCCGACGGCTGGCGGGCTCGCCTTGTACCCCTCCGCAGCGAGCGAACCGCCGGCGCAACGGGCTGGTGCCTCTGGGTGCACGACCTGGCGATCTCCAAGCTCGTCGCCGGGCGCGAGAAAGTCGTTGCCTACCTCGGCGCGATGCTCCGGCACGGACTCGTCGATGCCGGCACGCTCCGAGCACGACTCGCCGACACGCCGCTTGCCGATGCGCTCCGCTCGGCGGCGGCCGCCAGACTTGATCGCATCATCGGCACACTCCGGCCCGCTTAG
- the mutS gene encoding DNA mismatch repair protein MutS: MTTSRDTPAMQQYTRFKKRHPGCVLLFRIGDFYEMFDDDAVNVSKAIGLTLTQRSEGVPMAGVPHHQLETYLRKLIGAGFRVAVAEQMIDASQAKGVVPRAVTRVLTPGTLVDDALIEQDAPGALAAVAFTAPGADSPAAVGVVDVSTGEFVVLHAPAHELVDELARRGVREVLYCDSGEGAPPARVAHVLEALRIHGTPRPAWNFRRQEALDALFEQYRVATLAGFGLEDASDEAIPAGVLVRYLRETQTLSEEDVRALGNLAVARPTLAHLRPPRRETPARLCVVDAVSLRSLEVERTLRDPRPDGSLLSIFLGPGQRGSARTSMGRRLLRSWLCCPLRDPGEIGARHDAVGVLTQDRTLAGRVGAALDGVQDVPRLGARLALARLSPRDLVGLGRSLERAGVIAGLLEGCQPLAEIRADLARSGVHTGPIASEIARLCVDDPPPHLREGGLFRDGVDAALDEARGLQRDAGAWLAAYQGDLAGKYALPGLKVGFHRVFGYFIELPTAQARQAPAGLTRTQTLRNAERFTTPELREFERKVSTAEASALQRERDLFADLCARAHGALGHIDLAGRRLGELDALLAFADKASARGWVRPEMVEEPVLRIHAGRHPVLDESLGASFVPNDVELGLDASDESRARLALITGPNMAGKSTFIRQTALLCLLAHAGSFVPADRATIGIVDRIFTRIGADDALHAGRSTFMVEMIETASIVNHATPRSLVVLDEVGRGTSTLDGLSLAWAIVEHLAGAGAGAGAGAGAGAGAGGG, from the coding sequence ATGACGACGTCGCGCGACACCCCGGCGATGCAGCAGTACACCCGCTTCAAGAAGCGACACCCCGGGTGCGTGCTGCTCTTCCGCATCGGCGATTTCTACGAGATGTTCGACGACGACGCGGTGAACGTGTCGAAGGCGATCGGCCTGACGCTGACGCAGCGCAGCGAGGGCGTGCCGATGGCCGGCGTCCCGCACCACCAGCTCGAGACCTACCTGCGCAAACTGATCGGCGCGGGGTTCCGCGTCGCGGTCGCCGAGCAGATGATCGACGCCTCGCAGGCCAAGGGCGTCGTGCCCAGGGCCGTCACGCGCGTGCTGACGCCCGGCACGCTCGTGGACGACGCGCTGATCGAGCAGGACGCGCCCGGGGCGCTCGCGGCGGTGGCGTTCACCGCGCCGGGCGCCGATTCGCCCGCGGCGGTGGGCGTCGTCGACGTCTCCACCGGCGAGTTCGTCGTGCTGCACGCCCCCGCCCACGAACTGGTGGACGAGCTCGCCCGGCGCGGCGTGCGCGAGGTGCTCTACTGCGACAGCGGCGAAGGGGCGCCGCCCGCGCGCGTCGCGCACGTGCTCGAGGCCCTGCGCATCCACGGCACGCCCCGCCCCGCGTGGAACTTCCGCCGCCAGGAGGCCCTGGACGCCCTGTTCGAGCAGTACCGCGTCGCGACCCTCGCGGGGTTCGGGCTGGAGGACGCCTCCGACGAGGCGATCCCCGCGGGCGTGCTCGTGCGGTACCTGCGCGAGACACAGACGCTCAGCGAGGAGGACGTGCGGGCCCTGGGGAACCTGGCGGTGGCGCGTCCGACGCTCGCGCACCTGCGCCCGCCGCGACGCGAGACGCCCGCGCGGCTCTGCGTGGTCGACGCCGTGTCGCTGCGCTCGCTGGAGGTCGAGCGGACGCTGCGCGACCCGCGTCCGGACGGGTCGCTGCTGTCGATCTTCCTGGGGCCCGGGCAGCGCGGGTCGGCGCGCACGTCTATGGGCCGGCGCCTGCTGCGGAGCTGGCTCTGCTGCCCGCTGCGCGACCCCGGCGAGATCGGCGCCCGCCACGACGCGGTGGGCGTGCTGACGCAGGACCGCACGCTGGCCGGGCGGGTCGGGGCGGCGCTGGACGGCGTGCAGGACGTGCCGCGCCTGGGCGCACGGCTCGCGCTGGCGCGCCTCTCGCCGCGCGATCTGGTCGGGCTTGGGAGGTCGCTCGAGCGCGCGGGGGTGATCGCCGGGCTGCTGGAGGGGTGCCAGCCCCTGGCCGAGATCCGCGCGGACCTGGCGCGGTCCGGCGTGCACACGGGGCCGATCGCCTCGGAGATCGCGCGGCTGTGCGTCGACGACCCGCCCCCGCACCTGCGCGAGGGCGGGCTGTTCCGCGACGGCGTCGACGCCGCGCTCGACGAGGCCCGCGGGCTGCAGCGCGACGCCGGGGCGTGGCTGGCGGCGTACCAGGGCGACCTCGCCGGCAAGTACGCCCTGCCCGGGCTCAAGGTCGGGTTCCACCGCGTGTTCGGGTACTTCATCGAACTGCCCACCGCCCAGGCGCGCCAGGCCCCGGCCGGGCTGACGCGCACGCAGACGCTCCGCAACGCCGAGCGCTTCACCACGCCCGAGCTGCGCGAGTTCGAGCGCAAGGTCTCGACCGCCGAGGCGAGCGCGCTGCAGCGCGAGCGCGACCTCTTCGCCGACCTGTGCGCCCGGGCGCACGGGGCGCTCGGGCACATCGACCTCGCCGGCCGGCGTCTGGGCGAGCTCGACGCGCTGCTCGCCTTCGCCGACAAGGCGAGCGCCCGCGGGTGGGTGCGTCCCGAGATGGTCGAGGAGCCCGTGCTGCGGATCCACGCGGGGCGTCACCCGGTGCTGGATGAATCGCTCGGCGCGTCGTTCGTGCCCAACGACGTGGAGCTCGGGCTCGACGCTTCGGACGAGTCGCGGGCCCGGCTGGCGCTCATCACCGGGCCCAACATGGCGGGCAAGAGCACGTTCATCCGCCAGACGGCGCTGCTGTGCCTGCTGGCGCACGCGGGGTCGTTCGTGCCGGCGGACCGCGCGACGATCGGCATCGTCGACCGCATCTTCACGCGGATCGGCGCCGACGACGCGCTGCACGCCGGGCGCTCGACGTTCATGGTCGAGATGATCGAGACCGCGTCGATCGTGAACCACGCGACGCCGCGCTCGCTGGTGGTGCTCGACGAGGTTGGGCGGGGGACGTCCACGCTCGACGGGCTCTCGCTGGCGTGGGCGATCGTGGAGCACCTGGCCGGCGCGGGGGCCGGCGCGGGGGCCGGCGCGGGGGCCGGCGCGGGGGCCGGCGGGGGG